Within Anopheles ziemanni chromosome 2, idAnoZiCoDA_A2_x.2, whole genome shotgun sequence, the genomic segment GGTATTTTGATCAAATAGCATCTTTTTATTGAGACAGAATAGAAAACAATTGGCAAAGCATAATTCAAATTTCTCATAATTCCAttctaaattattttctatgcAAATATTGTGCAGAGCGCAACATGTATTAATTATAAGCCCACATCTATCTGGATCATAATTAAGTGACCTGTCTGTTCCAGCGAGGCATCGAAACCTGGTTTTCAGAATGCCTATAGTCTGCTCAACAATGATGCGCCCTGACGAGTGCCTTTTGTTGAAATAGGATTCCACAGATCCTTCCGTGGGATCTCTATAAGGCCTAACCAACCACGGCTCCGATGGATAACCTGCATCACCTGTAAACTTAAACAAATCGTCAAGAAATAAAGTAACCGCTCAAGAACAAGGATTGTAAAATCCACCTAAAAGTTTGTCGGTTTGCCCATTACTATGTAGACCTCGAAAGAAATTTCTTACAGTGCTCACCCTCCAAATATGTGCATCATGATGGGATCCAGCAAATCTAGCATCTACTGCTCTTATACGCGATTTAtgctataaataaaaaaatgtatacaaTTCCGAATTACAAATAGAACACTATAAACagcttttaaattttatactcACAATCATGGCGTTGATGCTATAATATGATTTCCTGTTTAGGTAGAGCAGAGGACGATCTTTAggtttcttaatttttatgtGCGTTCCATCTACACACATAACTATGTCGTCGATGCCGGGTTTTAAAAGGAAATGGTCCTTTGCTTCTCTCTTTTCTTGCTGGTTCATACGGATGTTTACCCAATCCGATACCAACGAATGAAGTGGGTTCAGGGTGCTGCGCAAAACTTTGCTCATAGTAGTCTGCGCCATAGCAacatgaaaatcttttcctaCGCCATGTTGGTATCTGCCAAATGCAAAGAAAATCATGCAAGCTGCCAGCTTCTCCTGCTTTGATATTCCATGTGAGCGTATTGGGTCAACTGATGAGCCAAGTCCATCGAGTAAATCCATGAAAATGGCTTTCGAAACCCGGAAGTTTTCCACAAATCTGTAATGCAATCAGTATATTTGCAGTGATTATCAAGACACACCAATCTCTTTACTTACGCTGTATCGGTCAAAGCAAGAGGATCAGAATTATATCGAAGATTCCTCCTATGCTTTTTTAACTGCTGCTTTGCCTCATCTTCTCCAgaaataatgttttgaaaaaaccaCATTATTTCGCAACAAAGAATAATTATTTCGTAAGCAGCAATTTAAACGTTCACTAACAACTTCGTTTGTAGACAAACAATCATCCACTTCACGGAAACACTTGAGCGCCTTAGGTATAAACGAAGCTGGAGGCTTCAAAGGAACCTTTGAACATACGAGGTATAAACGCACAGAGTTCATTTTTTCACCGACCGTCGAACGGATATTTTCCGATCGTAGTCCGTGCTCTACCcgaatattaaagacatttttatgagagcattacaatcatgcgatccatacatttcaacaatatctctggctaaatcgttgaaaaatttaaaaaaatcccatacccagacgcagtaaaaacatttttcgtagattacagctccttaaatagtaacaatcccttgccaattcaaaaccaaaaagatgatggtacaagttcagaatattctGATATTAGCTCTTCGTTAGGcgacgttatgtccgcgttagatgctttgaatatcaattattttctagaTGACAATGTTTTGAATGATAGTTTGTAGTAAAtctagtttgttttatatcaaactaaaaaaaaatctttgagttaatataaaaagaaagattgaaaaaataatgcacccatagaaaattccaaaaatatgtggtttttgcagcgccacctgacGGGATTGgccagaaacatcataatttcgtgtaatataatagtattacgcgatattacaatgaaaaaattgcaaaacatttgattccgaattttatcccggcaatttgctcttttcgctccatagtgcagtGTAGGGATCCGGCCTTTGCAGTGGAGTTGCCGACTCAGGCCGGTCCTACACTTTGAGCGAATGTTGCGCTTGTCAATGCGAAAGTTGCCCCGGGCAGCGCGAATTGCGCAGGCCAACGcgaaactccatatgaaaaaaaccgATTTCGTTCGCGCTGCGTTTATAAATTGCGAAACTCCACCGAGGGCGAACGTTCAATTTTAACCAAGGTTTTTATATCATCAACTTGGTTTGAACTGAAGTTGCTCAATTTGAATTTGGTTTGAACCGCTTCAGTTGCGCTGAAACTGTCATTCGAATGTAAACAAGTGATTGATTTCGAGATTGTGAACGCTTGAAGGTGTCGTTGATTTTTAATAAGGGTAAGTAATAATgttcaaattattaaaataagttaaaacAACATTGTGTTTTTTGACAGCAGAGTGTAATGAATACGGACGACGCTTTGATTGACTGGTCCGAAGCATGGTGCTCGTTCATGAGGCTGCACTTGCTCCAACAGCGTAGATATAGAAAACGAatatggatgcggccgatgCTGTTGGAGCGAAGTGAAAATGCGGGTAACCTACTCCGaaaaattttggaggaggaactcgACAACaccataattaattttatgagGGTGTCCAGGGAGGAGTTTGAATATCTGTTAACAATTATAACGCCGAAGATCCGGAAACAGGACACCTACATGCGACCGGCAATAACAGCTCGAGACAAGCTGATTATCACTCTCAGGTTTCTTGGGGCTGGAGATAACTACAAGAGCCTAGAGTATGCATATAGGGTGAGATACCAACAATATACATATACGAATTAGATTCAGTTTATGATGGTATTTGTTCTGCTAATCCATTTTTAGGTGTCCGAGCAATCTATTTCTCAGTTCATTCCACAAGTTTGTGACTCACTGGTGCTGTTGCTTCGGGATTACGTGAAggtaatatatatttttgttttttatattttaacaaaaccatttttggccatttgaaTTGGtactaaccaaaccaaaaaaacctATTGATGGTGCACTCACATTGAAAAAGTGAATACCTACTGATGGTGCACTCTTGAGATCAGCACAATCAATCGATCCCCAACATCAACGTGACAGCCATACGTTGACTTTTGCAAAGAGCATAGGCGAGTCCGAAATTTAAGTTGCAGTTTTAAGATGactctttttatttcatcaggTAGAAgaaagaagacgaaaaaaaattataattctaGCCTTAACTTATGTTTTCTTAACCTTAACTCCAAAATTCAAAAACTATTTACAACTTAACAatattaaaaatgcaaattccTAACCTAAATAGCCTAGGAGtattataaaactacatcTAAAAGCCTAATCTAATGAGAAAACTTATTGaactaattaaaaaaagagaaactaaacgtcttcttcttcttcgaaaaACTCCTCAACACTCCTTCCCATCCTCTCCCGGAATCGTGCTGCATCTGCCTTGCAGATTATCTGCCGCACCGCCACTTTTACGGCTTGCCTCCTCTGCGGCGACCACTCGTCGAGTATTCCGCCAACCCACCGACCAAACTCCGCTCCCTCAGTTCGAGCCATCCGTCTTTCCTGCATAAGCCGGTCGGACGTCTCCGACACTTTTTCTAAGGCCCTTAAAACGTTTTCATTATATTTAAGGTTTGCCTCGTCCCATCTTCGCTTTGCGCCACGACCGCGCTGACCGGGTGGAGTGGTCAATGGCGTTGGGCCATGGGTTGACGGACCTGGTTGCGGGGAAGGGGCACGGTTTGACGGACCTGGTTGCGGGGAAGGTGTGCGGGTTGCTGGTCCTGGTTGCGGTGAAGGTGTGCGGGTTACTTGTCCTAGTAGCGGTGAAGGTGTGCGGGTTGCTGGTCCTGGTTGCGGTGAAGGAGTGCGGGTTGATGGTTGGCTGCGGAGATAGTTAGTGCTGCAGGTAGATAGTGGTGCTGCAGGTAGTGGTGGAGCTTTGCTACCTGTTGGTTCAACCAATAGCTGAGGCGGGTGGAGCTAGAATGaaaaggaacaatattattagGCAGAAACTATATTGAATGAAATCCTGGGATCACATTATTGGCTCACACTAAGAggctaaatatattttttgtacTAGCATTAAGTATCAACGCTACATTGATTACTATATTTactaataataattcaaatatTCTTTTCCAGCTTCCAGAGTCACAAGAAGAATGGCTAAAAGTGTCGGATGAATTTGAAGTTAAATGGAATTTCCCACATGCTATCGGCGCTATCGATGGCAAACACGTGCAGATCAAAGCTCCAAAGAACAGTGGAACAGATTACTTTAATTACAAGCAATTTTTCAGTATCGTTTTGTTGGCAATTGTTGATGCCAATTGTAACTTTATGTTTGTCGACGTTGGAGCAAAAGGACGAATTTCTGATGGCGGAGTTTTACGACATTCTCGTCTATTCAACTTGTTAGAGGATAATTTGTTGAACATTCCCGAGCCCCGAGTTCTGCGATCGGACCCGACATCTCCAAATATTCCTTATTTTTTGCTAGGTGACAAAGCTTTCGCCTTTACTACTTATTGTATAAGACCTTTTGGTGGTATTACCAATGCAGGGTCAGTAGAACGCAATTTTAACGAGCGACACTCGCGAGCTCGTCGTACTGTAGAGATGGCTTTTGGAATTCTAAGCAGTAGATTTCGAGTTCTTAAAACAGCTATCGAATTAGAACCGACTATAGCATCCAAAATTGTGCTCGCTACTGTTTACTTGCATAACTTTATACGCAGGCATGAGTCAATTCGTTTGAATGATCGAGATATCTACAGGGTAGTTAATGGAGAAAGAAGCCAAAACATGCACGGTCCATTGGATCTGCGTGGGATTTCAACCCGGACAAGCAACCAGCTTATGCAAATCCGTTTATATCTAGCGAATAAATTTGTTAACAATGCCAAttagaaacaaataaacctaCAGTTAGAAAAGTCTTCGCTACGTGTTGGTAAATGACGAAGTTTTGGCTTGCCACAATTATTACGGTAAATTACACAATTAAATGGTTACAACAAACTCACCGAGTCAAAAGTTGGTCCGGGATGGTAATTCGCCGACAGGAAGCTCATGGCTTTATATGCAAACCACGTAGGGTAGGCTATGTCTTCTGTGGCTGCAAATAGAATTGGACATTATAAACAACATTGTATAATCATTACTTTTAATGCTAAGCTTACCAGATCCGGTTCTCAAGCTGTCTTGGTGCTTCTTGCTGTAATGCCGGTACGAGCTGTGAAGTGATTTCCACTTCAGTCGAAGCTGCTCGTACGGCAATTTCAGCTCCGCTTCCAGAGCCATCCACGCATCTCTTTGCGTCAATACATTCTTATATCCTGcgtgttttttgttccaaatgcATTCTTTGCCTTGTAGTTTGCttataaatattaaacatttttcgttGGACATATCAACAGtctgaaaagaaaagcaaacgatATTACTAGCAAATCTTCAGCAAACAATATTACTAGCAAGTTCATAAACTGTTTAAAACAACTAACTTCGTGCATAGCCTTTTCTTTGCATAACCAAGCTGAATGGGAATTCGTGCATTGTTAACCTGCTACAGTTAAATGATGAGACCGGACCCCGACCGAAATATTAatgcaaatgaagcaaaattaATCAGCGTAAATCTACACAAGCATCTAATCGACAATGCATTATTGagaatactttaaaaaaacaaaaattagtaCCACATCTTTACATGTTGCCGCTCGCAATATCCTATCTTCCTTCCGAAATGCAATCTGCGTCGAGGAATCACACCCGCACGTACCTACAACCAAACAATTGttcgtgtgttgtttttcatatATACTTACTCGCTTTCTTCCGGAATATTCTCCACTACCCATTAGTTTTTCGTTGCCtggattcatttttcttaatCTAGAAGAAAGTAACATTGTATTTAACTGTATATTTAGTAACGATTCACAATTTCACTTTTACCTGCTGCTGGTAAACGTTAAcgtaaagtaaacaaactgttCATATAccactttgacagatcggacgaataagTTCGTTCGCGCTGGTTATTTGGCAAAACCGGGCTACTTTTATTCGTTCGCATCGGGCGAACTTCGCCCCGCGTTTAGGGAGCGCTTCAGAACGTCCAATTCTTATTTGCATATGCAATCCAGCTCATGCATCATTCGAAGCATTCTTTagctttgcttttcattcctaaaagtaaaaaaagttaaaatgttACTGATTTAAATTACCAAGATTTCCATCGTTTTCAAaagtttattagttttttcttaCCTCAACAGTTTTAAAGGCACAATCATAACACTTGCTGCTCAATGCACTTGCGCCTGCACTCTGAGATTGCTATGACCAGACTGCGCAAATGCATGATGCTGTAGTTGCTCCAACAAGGaacacactcacatatctCAAATAGGTTTCGTACGTAAGTAACTGCGTATACGCGAATAACGACACAGTATGCATATTGGGGATAGTTTGGCGTTGCATGGTTGCAAAGGGTAGAATATGCATAGGAAACATtcgcactctctctctccataACAAAACGACCAACGCACACATTCTCATTTCTAATCATACAGAGCTATTCCGAGATCCGAACGTTCGAGATTTACGTTCGAGATTCGATATTCGGCATTACCAAATTCGAATTCGAGATTTATCAAGGTGTATGCTACAGTTAGTTAGGGTTACCGCCAAATGGTTTGAATAAACCTTTGGTGATGTTCGATAATTCGATTTgcttgttattattattttggaacctcaaattaacataattaatgaattattaaaattataaaagctACACAATATTGTGGGAAAcaccctcaagtatcttcactgaaaatttcaaattgacgtctagataaaaagttattaagtcttaagtacaggaaaacggagtatcccaaacaaaatgtatggactacccgggtagtccggttgaacgtctacgtatgtaggtttggttgaacgggtgacggttaagtattggaaaaagtgtaaattaaaatatcaaattgcCCGGTTGACTAAAAATGTCAGCTCATCCTGGTTTTGGGTCCCCGCATCCAAAAATCTgtaggggtggctggggtaatacgcacccctgagGCAATACACaccctttcccatttccattaaaaacgagttttcaacgcgtaaaaagtagtcacccTGCAAGATCAACCTGAAATATGGTCACCCTGTGAGTTTGATAgctctacatcaacagaaacgcgaaataaacgcaaaacaaaatgattctcagctcagacagtttttgttataatgtgacttaccattccgctaaggaatattaagtgcaaaaaccgatatttacccacgaggaatacgaaatttagtgaattgagaatcagtgcttgagactattcatgaaaatttcggaaagtatgcaaatttactcatatttttgttgaaaatgtggggaactatgaatgggggcaatatgcacccagtatgtcggggtaaaatgcaccggtttgtaaacaaactatctttatTTGACAGTAGATGTTGCCTCtatgttgtggtgcgtattgcctctttgttatggtgcgtattgcccctttgttgtggtgcatattgcccctttgttgtggtgcgtattacccctagcaaaggtgcgttttgcctcaaccagatacagatcgatcaaaaattgaactttttcaaaactgaaaaaaatacgcttttcttagcaaaaaaaagcaaacattcctgaattggtaactagtttgaacctttatgaatcctatccagtgataaaatcaacaatcaagagccaagttgttagagaattttatagttttccttaaggggtgcgtattaccccatccacccctacTTCTCCCCCCCTCAACTCTATCAGAGCTATTCCGAGATCCGTTTCGAAACGGTGTCGAATGCGCTCGTCTCGAATCGAGATTTTTTCGGTATTCTAACATTCGAATCGAGTCGACAAAGTCGACATAGCTGTTCGGCAGTTGTCAAAACCAAATAGTCAACACAGCTTTGGACGTTGAATGTGAAAAGTTAGTTGTTGTTAGTAGAGTTTCGTGTTTACGAGTTTTACGAGTTTTAcgggtttattttaaaatgatacTAGCGTCCTTTGTTAATAGCAGTAGTGATGATAGCGATGAGGAGCAAGGAACGATAATAAATCTTGCTTCGCATCGGCGAATGATCCGAACTGCGACAGATGCGTTGGAATTGCCTGACCGAGCGTGAGTTTTGTAAAACAAGGAATAAACGAGATTAAATTAACCTATTGCTTTCTTTTTAGCTTTATTAAGAGTTTTCGTGAGTCGAAGGATATTTTTGTTAGTATTCTTCGTGATATTGAGCCAAGATTTGCTCCAGTCAAAGGACGCGGGTTGACTGTCAAAGAAAAACTTGCCGCTGCTTTGCGATTCTTAGCAGAAGGCAGTTATCAGCATGGAGTTGGACAAGACTACGTGGTAGCTATTGCCCAACCAACCTTCTCTGCTAGTTTTCAAGCAATTTTGGATGCTATGGAAGCCACACTATGCCCCAAGTGGATTTCGCTTGAGATGAGCAGTAACGAGAAACAAGAAGCAAGGCGTTACTTTTTTAGAAAAAGCGAAATACCCGGCATTGTGATGTGCGTAGATGGTACACACGTACCAATTATCgctccaaaaataaataaggatCAATTTTACAACCGAAAGGGATTTTCCAGCTTGAACGTAATGATGGTAGGCTTATATATACGTTTTTACAATAGTAGAGCTCTTATTTAGAAGTTTAATCCCATTTCTTTTAAAGCTTTGTGATCATCAAATGAACATCCGATACGTGAATGCCCGATATGGGGGAGCCAATCATGATGCTCATGTTTGGACTGTTAGCAACGTAGATAGTTattttgaagcaaaacatCGGAATGGAGAAACCGCATTCAGAGTACTTGGTGGGTTTAAGCGATAAAGTTGTATATCAACTAAAATGTCTAATTAAATTACGATATAAATTCTTTCAGGAGATTCGGCATATCCTTCAAAACCATGGCTTGTTACGCCGAAAAGAAACGCAGCTCATGATACTCCTGAAGCAAGATACAACTCTAAACATGTACAAGGAAGGGAAATTGTTGAGAGGACGTTTGGATTACTAAAATCCCGGTTTCGATGTCTTTCAGATGCAAGACAATTGCACTACGCACCACAAAAAGCAGCTCAGATTGTCAATTTGTGTAGCGCATTACACAACGTCCCAGCGGGCATTGTTGCAATACATCCCCTCAAAATTCATGATTTTTCTCCCCGCACCCCCGTAAGATCCCACACTTGCTCGCGAAGTGCGAcacaattcatttttttaaaacgccACACTACTCCGGAGCACTTgtgtaccgtatgcgtgatattgtttgcaccatcgtaaTAATATGGTTCCCGATTCCGTGTTACTCAATATGGCGCTTTATGAAGATCAAAGACTTACATGCTTCAAAACATCGACAAACATGTCCCTTTAgaataaatgaaacaataaatcCTAAAATTTTCGaggatatttaaaattttgttattgctGAATGGTGccaacattatcacgcatacggtacatGAACATGCGGGTGTATGGCGTGTTTTGCATTCCCTCTCCTAGCGCTGCGATGCGAGCGAGCTTTGCGAGTGAAACTTGACAACTTGATCAtagttgttttgggttttggtgCGAACACAGTGATAAGTTTTCAGTGAAATAAGTTGACGAAATCACACGTGAAAACGTTATGTTTTCATGCCAAATGTGAAAAGAACGCATGTGGAGAGGCGACGACATCATTAGtggtgaaataataaaaaacatctttcttAAAAACACatgatttgctttcttttctttctgggGTGTTTTGTTAGCCTCGGGTATTGGGAACCTCGAGGTGCAGGTCGAATGTACACACGAACAGAAGAGAGTTCACGCGAGGCGATCGCGTGAACCATTCGACTGGTCACGCGTGACGTCACGATTCGTTCATTCATATTTGGCTAATCTTTGGCTAATCTTTTTCGAGGATTAGCTAAAGATTAGCCAAAATGTGTAGCGTTGCAAGCTAATGATGCGCAACAATGCCCGCTGGGGTATGCGTTAGAAACGTCAAATTACGTTGGCTTCAAACAAAAGcgattgaaaacaacaaaatttaacaatttttaaaaaatagtcaGGTcgtatataaatattttctctATACATTAAATGAAGGAACAAAACCAATCGCCATTTATTATCCAGTAATCCAATTATCTTATACTATCAATGTAATTAAAACTAGCTATTATATCTAACTTATTATTAACCATACATTTATGATAATGAACTTAATAttacttagttttttttttctttaattctaCGAGTAATTCTTTAAAGAGAtcgtttgataattttttttcttctctcaaaCGTCGCAGCTCCACTGCAGTTTCTTCATTCGAGGCAATTGATTTTTTCTCTACTTCGATCTTTTCCTTCATAATATTTATCATATCTTgattctgttttaaaacatcgttcaaaCTTCGTTTCCTTTGGAATGCAAGTTTTTGCCTATTACTATTTGCTAAAATTGTAGGAGTGTTTAACTCGCTACTATTACAATTTTCGGAGGAAGCAACTTGCGGTTCCTGTCTTTTTATATTTGCCGAAGAACCTTCCTTACTAGTGTTACCGGGGGACGCAATTTGCGGTTCCTGGCTTGCTGTATTTGCAGAAGCGCTTGCGTTGCTACTGCTACAACTTGCGGAGGAAGCAATTTGCTTTTGCTGGCCGGTAGTAGCGATTGGCAACCCAAAAGTTTTAGCATCAATGCCAGTAATAGTATTATGAAGATTTGTTAAAGCAGCTACACGTTCTTCTAGGTCGCTGAGACGCTTTACTTTGTATGAACCACCTCCTGTACCATTTATAGCACTTTTGTTGCATCTCAACTTGTGTTTGGTGTTGTGCTTGTAATCTGCCCAAACCTATGTAAAAAACAACAGATGATAGAGGTTATGCAAATACTACCCAATATATTCAAATGAATGTGTTTTAccttcttccaagcaacgacCGGTTTCACTGGAGGTCCCAATGCATTTAAGttttccgtcaattccttccaaaacacaccTACCCAATTCCCTTTTGCTGTGGCTCTTGCGACCTCCGGTTCTGCCTCCATTGCATCTACTAATTTGTGCAATTGCACTTGAGTAGAGTACTCGTTACGTCCACCCGAATTGTTCATTTCAATATTATCactaaaagcaaaataatcgtctgttaaaatatattaatgAATCATTTTTCAGAATACTTACACAGCGTTgctccagcaaaattaaacacaactTCACTTCTAACCGCTTTCAATCAGACTATTGGAAGTAGAATTGAGGGGAAAGGAATGGTCACCATAGCAACCATAGCCCGCTTGATTTAAATGAAGATTCTCTACAAAACATCGTCCCGTCTGACCGGACTAAGCATTAATGCTCCTCAGGCACAACTCTCAATTACAAATAGTTATTTTTTATCCACCGTCCAATTGAGCAGATATCATATCAGAATAACTTGGATTAGGATTTGCCACACAGTTTAATACAGCTTGAGTTCTGACCGGGCGGTGGTTTTTAGTAAAACAGCCTTTTTATTTACTAAAAATACCGTAATAGATTCAGCAAATTTTAATGCATATTATTTCCTCAACATGCACCTGTGTAACCGGACCTTTTaacctagtttttttttttatcaaaaaaccaaaaattcgATTTTAACAATAACCATCAAATCGAATTATCGTACATCACCAAAGGTTTATTGAAACCATTAAGCGGTAACCCTTAAAACACTGTTGCATACACCTTGATAAATCTCGAATTCGAATTTGGTAATGCCGAATATCGAATCTCGAACATAAATCTCGAACGTTCGGATCT encodes:
- the LOC131293708 gene encoding putative nuclease HARBI1, which encodes MILASFVNSSSDDSDEEQGTIINLASHRRMIRTATDALELPDRAFIKSFRESKDIFVSILRDIEPRFAPVKGRGLTVKEKLAAALRFLAEGSYQHGVGQDYVVAIAQPTFSASFQAILDAMEATLCPKWISLEMSSNEKQEARRYFFRKSEIPGIVMCVDGTHVPIIAPKINKDQFYNRKGFSSLNVMMLCDHQMNIRYVNARYGGANHDAHVWTVSNVDSYFEAKHRNGETAFRVLGDSAYPSKPWLVTPKRNAAHDTPEARYNSKHVQGREIVERTFGLLKSRFRCLSDARQLHYAPQKAAQIVNLCSALHNVPADVATREPMQM